In Natator depressus isolate rNatDep1 chromosome 9, rNatDep2.hap1, whole genome shotgun sequence, a single genomic region encodes these proteins:
- the RNF228 gene encoding RING finger protein 228, with protein MAELAEKGSGSLGAAGGRQQQDGGAADGGGSEEEARAANPPNYEDYECKICYNYFDLERRAPKLLECLHTFCQECLSQLHLRAAQRPPPAQPGPPGAAPWRAGASGTICCPVCRHRTALPDQRVHSLPVNTKLAEAFPLQLRARDPLPQDSLPPAPRPAAGPQPRAAPHEAGPAPRPQRPGPRSSGGGYESCQSCKRAALSAGCVCVVFSFLSMVVLLFTGLIFVNQYGGEPGPGSPASPSPVGPICLSVASILALFSVVVTWLICWLKYRPEAGAGAAPGSGTPRGRAAAAAAGGRRSHT; from the coding sequence ATGGCCGAGCTGGCGGAGAAGGGCAGCGGCAGCCTAGGGGCGGCGGGCGGGCGACAGCAGCAGGATGGGGGGGCGGCGGATGGAGGGGGGTCGGAGGAGGAGGCCCGGGCCGCCAACCCCCCTAACTACGAGGACTACGAGTGCAAGATTTGCTACAATTACTTCGACCTGGAGCGGCGCGCGCCCAAGCTGCTGGAGTGCCTGCACACCTTCTGCCAGGAGTGCCTGAGCCAGCTGCACCTGCGGGCcgcccagcgccccccgcccGCGCAGCCCGGTCCGCCGGGCGCTGCGCCATGGCGGGCCGGGGCCAGCGGCACCATCTGCTGCCCGGTGTGCCGCCACCGCACCGCCCTGCCCGACCAGCGCGTGCACAGCCTGCCCGTCAACACCAAGCTGGCCGAGgccttccccctgcagctgcgGGCCCGCGACCCGCTGCCCCAGGACAGCCTGCCGCCCGCGCCGCGCCCCGCCGCCGGCCCCCAGCCGCGCGCCGCGCCCCACGAGGCGGGCCCAGCCCCGCGGCCGCAGCGCCCCGGCCCGCGCTCCTCGGGCGGGGGCTACGAGAGCTGCCAGAGCTGCAAGCGGGCGGCGCTGAGCGCGGGCTGCGTGTGCGTGGTGTTCTCCTTCCTCTCCATGGTGGTGCTGCTCTTCACCGGCCTCATCTTCGTCAACCAGTACGGGGGGGAGCCGGGGCCCGGCAGCCCGGCCTCGCCCTCCCCCGTGGGGCCCATCTGCCTCTCGGTCGCCAGCATCCTCGCTCTCTTCTCCGTCGTGGTCACCTGGCTCATCTGCTGGCTAAAGTACCGACCCGAGGCGGGGGCCGGGGCGGCCCCCGGGAGCGGGACCCCCAGGGggcgggctgctgctgctgctgcaggcggcAGGAGGAGCCACACGTAG